Proteins encoded within one genomic window of Jiangella mangrovi:
- a CDS encoding solute symporter family protein, with protein MDTHVGSPGVNITIFAVFVAITLVIVLRASRNNKTAADYYAGGRAFTGQQNGIAIAGDYLSAASFLGIAGAIAIYGYDGFLYSIGFLVAWLVALLLVAELLRNTGRFTMADVLSFRMRQRPVRTAAATSTLAVSFFYLLAQMAGAGGLVALLLGVTDRGGQGVVIGVVGALMVFYVLVGGMKGTTWVQIVKAVLLIAGAFVMTIWVLAQHDFNLSQLLGAAVDSAGGAAGLLDPMNQYGASDTSKLDFISLALALVLGTAGLPHVLMRFYTVPTARDARHSVTWAIALIGLFYLLTLVLGYGAGALVGPEEILGAPGGVNSAAPLLAYELGGTILLGIIAAVAFATILAVVAGLTITASASFAHDVYANVIKKGEVEANDEVRVARITAVVIGAVAIVGGIFANGQNIAFLVALAFAVAASANLPVILYSLFWKRFNTRGAVWSIYGGLLTAVTLIVFSPVVSGKPVNPATGRSPSMLQDVDFHWFPLDNPGIISIPAGFLFGFLGARLSKEYNASKYAEMEVRSLSGAGAEKATSSH; from the coding sequence ATGGACACCCATGTCGGAAGCCCCGGCGTCAACATCACGATCTTCGCGGTCTTCGTCGCGATCACGCTGGTCATCGTGCTGCGGGCGTCGCGCAACAACAAGACCGCGGCGGACTACTACGCCGGCGGCCGGGCGTTCACCGGCCAGCAGAACGGCATCGCGATCGCCGGCGACTACCTGTCGGCCGCGTCGTTCCTCGGCATCGCCGGCGCCATCGCCATCTACGGCTACGACGGCTTCCTCTACTCCATCGGCTTCCTGGTGGCGTGGCTGGTCGCGCTGCTCCTGGTCGCCGAGCTGCTGCGCAACACCGGCCGGTTCACCATGGCCGACGTGTTGTCGTTCCGGATGCGGCAGCGCCCGGTGCGCACCGCGGCCGCGACGTCGACGCTGGCGGTGTCGTTCTTCTACCTGCTGGCGCAGATGGCCGGCGCCGGCGGCCTCGTCGCCCTGCTGCTCGGCGTCACCGACCGGGGCGGCCAGGGCGTCGTCATCGGCGTCGTCGGCGCACTGATGGTCTTCTACGTGCTGGTCGGCGGCATGAAGGGCACCACCTGGGTGCAGATCGTCAAGGCGGTCCTGCTCATCGCCGGCGCCTTCGTCATGACCATCTGGGTGCTGGCCCAGCACGACTTCAACCTGTCGCAGCTGCTCGGTGCGGCCGTCGACTCCGCGGGCGGCGCGGCCGGCCTGCTCGACCCGATGAACCAGTACGGCGCGTCGGACACCTCGAAGCTGGACTTCATCTCGCTGGCGCTGGCCCTGGTGCTCGGCACCGCCGGCCTGCCGCACGTACTGATGCGGTTCTACACGGTGCCGACGGCGCGCGACGCCCGGCACAGCGTGACGTGGGCGATCGCCCTGATCGGCCTGTTCTACCTGCTGACGCTGGTACTCGGCTACGGCGCCGGCGCGCTCGTCGGGCCGGAAGAGATCCTGGGCGCACCGGGCGGCGTGAACTCCGCGGCGCCGCTGCTGGCCTACGAGCTGGGCGGCACGATCCTGCTCGGCATCATCGCCGCCGTCGCGTTCGCGACCATCCTCGCCGTCGTGGCGGGCCTGACGATCACCGCGTCGGCCTCGTTCGCGCACGACGTGTACGCCAACGTCATCAAGAAGGGCGAGGTCGAGGCGAACGACGAGGTCCGGGTCGCCCGGATCACGGCGGTCGTCATCGGCGCGGTGGCCATCGTCGGCGGCATCTTCGCCAACGGCCAGAACATCGCGTTCCTCGTGGCGCTCGCGTTCGCCGTCGCCGCCAGCGCGAACCTGCCGGTGATCCTCTACTCGCTGTTCTGGAAGCGCTTCAACACCCGGGGCGCGGTGTGGAGCATCTACGGCGGTCTGCTCACCGCGGTGACGCTGATCGTCTTCTCGCCGGTGGTGTCGGGCAAGCCGGTGAACCCGGCGACTGGCCGCAGCCCGTCGATGCTCCAGGACGTCGACTTCCACTGGTTCCCGTTGGACAACCCCGGGATCATCTCCATACCGGCCGGATTCTTGTTCGGTTTCCTGGGCGCACGGCTGTCCAAGGAGTACAACGCGTCCAAGTACGCGGAGATGGAGGTCCGGTCGCTGAGCGGCGCCGGAGCCGAGAAGGCCACCTCCTCGCACTGA
- a CDS encoding DUF485 domain-containing protein, which produces MQASPEFAELRRRFRNFAFPMTAAFLAWYLLYVLLSTYAVDFMSQRVAGNINVGLLFGLGQFASTFLITWLYVRHADRKLDPIAKQIRDELEGAR; this is translated from the coding sequence ATGCAGGCCAGCCCGGAGTTCGCCGAGCTGCGCCGCAGGTTCCGCAACTTCGCGTTCCCGATGACCGCCGCGTTCCTGGCCTGGTACCTGCTCTACGTGCTGCTGTCGACGTACGCGGTCGACTTCATGTCCCAGCGGGTGGCCGGCAACATCAACGTCGGCCTGCTGTTCGGTCTCGGCCAGTTCGCGTCGACGTTCCTGATCACGTGGCTGTACGTGCGGCACGCGGACCGGAAGCTGGACCCGATCGCGAAGCAGATCCGTGACGAGCTGGAGGGGGCACGCTGA
- a CDS encoding nucleotidyltransferase domain-containing protein — protein sequence MQLSQPLAVVTPTLDGPVLTALALADRAFTTGQLGRVLGRGSEEGIRKVLRRLAEQGVVSAEQVGPAVSYRLNRDHLAAQHIVGLASLRSTFLHRMEQKLAGWEQPPVYAALFGSAGRGEMRPDSDIDVLLIRANDADEVVWGRQVDDLVEVVTRWTGNDTRPLEYTVAELRRSGGEPVLRDVLRTGVTVVGDRSWLGRRLRERTV from the coding sequence GTGCAACTGTCGCAGCCACTGGCTGTGGTGACGCCGACCCTCGACGGCCCGGTGTTGACTGCTCTCGCGCTGGCGGACCGAGCCTTCACCACCGGGCAACTCGGACGCGTGCTGGGCCGCGGGTCGGAGGAGGGGATCCGCAAGGTCCTGCGCCGGCTGGCTGAACAAGGGGTGGTGTCGGCCGAACAGGTCGGGCCTGCGGTCAGCTACCGGCTGAACCGGGACCATCTGGCGGCACAGCACATCGTCGGCCTGGCAAGCCTGCGAAGCACCTTCCTGCACAGAATGGAACAGAAGCTCGCCGGCTGGGAACAGCCGCCTGTCTACGCCGCGCTGTTCGGCTCGGCCGGGCGGGGCGAGATGAGGCCCGACAGCGACATCGACGTGCTCCTGATCCGTGCGAACGACGCGGACGAGGTGGTCTGGGGACGACAGGTGGACGACCTGGTCGAGGTGGTCACCCGTTGGACCGGCAATGACACCAGGCCGCTGGAATACACGGTCGCCGAACTGCGCCGGTCCGGGGGCGAGCCGGTGCTACGCGATGTGCTGAGAACCGGGGTGACCGTCGTCGGAGATCGATCCTGGCTGGGCAGGCGACTGCGAGAGAGGACGGTCTGA
- a CDS encoding sodium:solute symporter family transporter: MSSSTGIVAVVLTALATVLIGMYGVRAARTTSDFYVASRTVTPWWNASAIGGEYLSAASFLGVAGLVLAYGTDMLWFPVGYTAGYLMLLVLVAAPLRRSGAYTLPDFAEARLESSAARRMASILVVTIGWLYLLPQFQAAGLTLRTVTGAPLWAGPVVVAVVVLVSVLGGGMRSITFVQAFQYWLKLTALLVPVIFLLLVWLNDGRPELAAPGSPVFDEPTSVEVTTDVTIDVPSRVTVVADGAALVLEPGPHDVSAGTVLDFPAGAPIPHASSLTPMTGESWALPLTAGGDHPLYATYSLIIALFFGTMGLPHVLVRFYTNPDGRAARRTTLAVLGLLGVFYVLPGLYGALGRLYTPELLLTGRTDAVVLVLPARLIDGVAGEALSMLVTAGAFAAFLSTSSGLTVSVAGVLSQDLLHGRVRNPVTGFRLGAFLALLVPIGLALTSPFLGIADVVGLAFAVAASSFCPLLLLGIWWRRLTWPGAVAGLLAGGGASTAAVVVTILGGPQGGWVGALLAQPAAWTMPLAFLVMIVVSLGTQQHLAPGVNRTMVRLHTPENLDLNRGDWDPEDRWRT, from the coding sequence GTGAGCTCGTCGACCGGCATCGTCGCGGTCGTCCTGACGGCGCTGGCGACGGTGCTCATCGGCATGTACGGGGTCCGCGCGGCCCGCACGACCAGCGACTTCTACGTCGCCTCGCGGACCGTGACGCCGTGGTGGAACGCGTCGGCCATCGGCGGCGAGTACCTGTCGGCGGCGTCGTTCCTGGGCGTGGCAGGGCTGGTGCTGGCGTACGGCACCGACATGCTCTGGTTCCCGGTCGGCTACACCGCCGGCTACCTCATGCTGCTGGTGCTGGTGGCGGCACCACTACGGCGGTCGGGCGCATACACGCTGCCGGACTTCGCCGAGGCGCGGCTGGAGTCCTCGGCGGCGCGGCGGATGGCGAGCATCCTCGTCGTCACCATCGGCTGGCTCTACCTGCTGCCGCAGTTCCAGGCCGCCGGGCTGACGCTGCGCACCGTCACCGGGGCGCCGCTGTGGGCCGGACCCGTCGTCGTCGCCGTCGTCGTGCTGGTGAGCGTGCTCGGCGGCGGCATGCGCAGCATCACGTTCGTCCAGGCGTTCCAGTACTGGCTGAAGCTGACGGCGCTGCTGGTGCCGGTGATCTTCCTGCTGCTGGTGTGGCTGAACGACGGCCGGCCGGAGCTGGCGGCGCCGGGGTCGCCGGTCTTCGATGAGCCGACGTCGGTCGAGGTCACCACCGACGTGACGATCGACGTGCCGTCGCGGGTCACGGTCGTGGCGGACGGCGCGGCGCTGGTGCTGGAGCCGGGCCCGCACGACGTCTCGGCGGGGACCGTGCTGGACTTCCCGGCCGGCGCGCCCATTCCGCACGCGTCGTCGCTGACCCCGATGACCGGCGAATCGTGGGCGCTGCCGCTGACCGCCGGCGGCGACCACCCGCTGTACGCGACGTACTCGCTGATCATCGCGCTGTTCTTCGGGACGATGGGACTGCCGCACGTGCTCGTGCGGTTCTACACCAACCCCGACGGGCGAGCCGCGCGGCGCACGACGCTGGCGGTGCTGGGTCTCTTGGGCGTGTTCTACGTGCTGCCCGGGCTGTACGGCGCGCTCGGACGGCTGTACACACCGGAGCTGCTGCTGACGGGTCGGACGGACGCCGTGGTGCTGGTGCTGCCGGCCCGGTTGATCGACGGGGTGGCGGGCGAGGCGTTGTCGATGCTGGTGACGGCGGGCGCGTTCGCCGCGTTCCTGTCGACGTCGTCCGGGCTGACGGTGTCCGTGGCCGGCGTGCTGTCGCAGGACCTGCTGCACGGGCGGGTCCGCAACCCCGTGACCGGCTTCCGGCTGGGTGCGTTCCTGGCCCTGCTGGTCCCGATCGGACTGGCGCTGACCAGCCCGTTCCTCGGCATCGCCGACGTCGTCGGGCTCGCCTTCGCCGTCGCGGCGTCGTCCTTCTGCCCGCTGCTGCTGCTCGGCATCTGGTGGCGGCGGCTCACCTGGCCGGGGGCGGTGGCCGGGCTGCTCGCCGGCGGCGGCGCCTCGACGGCGGCCGTCGTGGTGACGATCCTGGGTGGGCCGCAAGGGGGGTGGGTGGGCGCGCTGCTCGCCCAGCCGGCGGCCTGGACGATGCCGCTCGCGTTCCTCGTGATGATCGTGGTGTCGCTCGGGACGCAGCAGCACCTCGCGCCGGGCGTGAACCGCACCATGGTCCGGCTGCACACGCCCGAGAACCTCGACCTCAACCGCGGCGACTGGGACCCCGAGGACCGCTGGCGCACCTGA
- a CDS encoding LytR/AlgR family response regulator transcription factor, with translation MLSVLAVDDEPPALAELAFLLEQNEHVGQVLTAGDGAGALRLLEQQHVDTVFLDIRMPGLSGLDLARVLARFRRPPAVVFVTAYDDHAVTAFDLHAVDYVMKPYRRERLFEAIRRATDAVNGTRAAAASVAGDDSDDETISVELGGVTRFIRRSEVAYVSAQGDYARLHTSDGGSHLLRVPLATLEDRWAQAGFVRIHRSYLVALTSIEELRADAGRYTVVIGDTTLPVSRRHTRDLRDRLVRRAGGNR, from the coding sequence ATGCTCAGCGTTCTGGCGGTCGACGACGAGCCACCGGCGCTGGCCGAGCTCGCCTTCCTGCTGGAGCAGAACGAGCACGTCGGCCAGGTGCTGACCGCGGGCGACGGCGCCGGCGCGCTCCGGCTGCTCGAGCAGCAGCACGTCGACACCGTCTTCCTCGACATCCGGATGCCGGGGCTGTCCGGGCTCGACCTCGCCCGCGTCCTGGCCCGCTTCCGCCGCCCGCCCGCCGTCGTGTTCGTCACCGCCTACGACGACCACGCCGTCACCGCGTTCGACCTGCACGCCGTCGACTACGTCATGAAGCCGTACCGGCGCGAGCGGCTGTTCGAGGCGATCCGGCGGGCCACCGACGCCGTCAACGGGACTCGCGCCGCTGCCGCCTCGGTGGCCGGCGACGACTCCGACGACGAGACCATCTCCGTCGAGCTCGGCGGCGTCACCCGATTCATTCGCCGCAGCGAGGTCGCCTACGTCAGCGCGCAGGGCGACTACGCGCGGCTGCACACGTCCGACGGCGGCAGCCACCTGCTGCGGGTGCCGCTCGCGACGCTGGAGGACCGCTGGGCGCAGGCCGGGTTCGTGCGCATCCACCGCAGCTACCTCGTCGCGCTGACGTCCATCGAGGAGCTGCGCGCCGACGCCGGGCGGTACACCGTCGTCATCGGCGACACCACCCTCCCGGTCAGCCGGCGGCACACCCGCGACCTGCGCGACCGCCTGGTCCGGCGGGCCGGCGGCAACCGGTGA
- a CDS encoding sensor histidine kinase, whose amino-acid sequence MESQVVVFVVAVIAVSLAAVLLTRLVRSRLVLGTTEDQTTYRILHTTSLASPELRAGLAAGADKAVRHLRELLATPALALTDGDGVVTWDGAGANAHVHDVRRHAARALDGGNTDVLGPNVVECQRIDCPVRHAVSAALTMDDRVAGALIAYTSARPSAGLVRAVEEVARFVSGQLELAEFDRERAKLAEAEIRALRAQISPHFIYNALGAIASYVRTDPEHARELLLEFADFTRYSFRRHGDFTTLAEELRSIERYLTLEKARFGDRLSVTLRVAPEVLPVAVPFLCLQPLVENAVRHGLEGRSDPGHITIVAEDAGNEALISIDDDGVGMDPDLARSLLAGDVAGDRVGVGNVDERLRAVFGDEYGLVIETANGAGTKVSLRVPKYRPGVHAT is encoded by the coding sequence ATGGAGTCGCAGGTCGTGGTGTTCGTCGTCGCGGTCATCGCGGTGTCGTTGGCGGCCGTCCTGCTGACCCGGCTGGTGCGCTCGCGGCTGGTGCTGGGGACCACCGAGGACCAGACGACGTACCGGATCCTGCACACGACCAGCCTCGCTTCACCCGAGCTGCGCGCCGGCCTGGCCGCCGGTGCGGACAAGGCGGTCCGGCACCTGCGCGAGCTGCTGGCCACGCCCGCTCTGGCGCTCACCGACGGCGACGGCGTCGTGACGTGGGACGGCGCCGGCGCCAACGCGCACGTCCACGACGTCCGGCGGCACGCGGCCCGGGCGCTCGACGGCGGCAACACCGACGTCCTCGGGCCGAACGTGGTCGAGTGCCAGCGCATCGACTGCCCGGTCCGCCACGCCGTCTCCGCGGCGCTGACCATGGACGACCGCGTCGCCGGCGCGCTCATCGCGTACACGTCGGCGCGGCCGTCCGCCGGCCTGGTCCGCGCCGTCGAGGAGGTCGCCCGGTTCGTGTCCGGGCAGCTCGAGCTGGCCGAGTTCGACCGCGAGCGGGCCAAGCTCGCCGAGGCCGAGATCCGGGCGCTGCGGGCGCAGATCTCGCCGCACTTCATCTACAACGCGCTCGGCGCCATCGCGTCGTACGTGCGCACCGATCCCGAGCACGCCCGCGAGCTGCTGCTCGAGTTCGCCGACTTCACCCGGTACTCGTTCCGGCGGCACGGCGACTTCACCACGCTGGCCGAGGAGCTGCGCTCCATCGAGCGCTACCTGACGCTCGAGAAGGCGCGCTTCGGCGACCGCCTGTCGGTGACGCTGCGGGTCGCGCCCGAGGTGCTCCCCGTCGCCGTCCCGTTCCTGTGCCTGCAGCCGCTGGTCGAGAACGCCGTCCGGCACGGGCTCGAGGGCCGCTCGGATCCCGGGCACATCACGATCGTCGCCGAGGACGCCGGCAACGAGGCCCTGATCAGCATCGACGACGACGGCGTCGGCATGGACCCGGACCTCGCGCGCAGTCTGCTGGCCGGCGACGTCGCCGGCGACCGCGTGGGCGTCGGCAACGTCGACGAGCGGCTGCGCGCGGTGTTCGGCGACGAGTACGGCCTGGTCATCGAGACCGCGAACGGCGCCGGGACGAAGGTCAGCCTGCGGGTGCCGAAGTACCGGCCGGGCGTGCACGCGACGTGA
- a CDS encoding threonine ammonia-lyase, which produces MEPPTLPDVLDAQRLLARHLPPTPVWSYPALDAAAGATVFVKHENTQPTGAFKVRGGITLLSRLDPAARRQGVVGYSTGNHAQSLAYAARLFGVPCTIVMPERPNPAKADAVLRLGAELVEHGATFDDAAPHARALAAERGMRLVSAADEPDIIAGVATVYAELFAQQPHLDAVVVPVGSGSGAAAACLVAGALAPGCEVIAVQAADSPAAHDSWRSGSLERRANRTAVEGLATGSGFALPQRMLRSRLTDFVLVDDDQIAAAQWRLLRDAHTLAEGAGAAALAAVLADPDRFAGRRVAVVCTGGNASETELRRCLAVGAPGTTASAAAGLGANLARL; this is translated from the coding sequence ATGGAGCCGCCCACTCTCCCCGACGTCCTCGACGCCCAGCGACTACTCGCCCGCCACCTGCCGCCCACCCCGGTGTGGAGCTATCCCGCGCTGGACGCCGCGGCCGGCGCGACGGTGTTCGTGAAGCACGAGAACACCCAGCCGACCGGCGCGTTCAAGGTGCGCGGCGGCATCACACTGCTGTCGCGGCTCGACCCGGCGGCGCGCCGCCAGGGCGTCGTCGGCTACTCGACCGGCAACCACGCCCAGTCGCTGGCCTACGCCGCGCGCCTGTTCGGCGTGCCGTGCACCATCGTCATGCCCGAGCGTCCCAACCCGGCCAAGGCCGACGCCGTCCTTCGGCTCGGCGCGGAGCTCGTCGAGCACGGCGCGACCTTCGACGACGCCGCGCCGCACGCCCGGGCGTTGGCGGCGGAGCGCGGGATGCGGCTGGTCAGCGCGGCCGACGAGCCGGACATCATCGCCGGCGTCGCGACGGTGTACGCCGAGCTGTTCGCGCAGCAACCCCACCTGGACGCAGTCGTCGTCCCGGTCGGGAGCGGCAGTGGCGCTGCGGCGGCCTGCCTGGTCGCCGGGGCGCTGGCGCCGGGCTGCGAGGTCATCGCGGTGCAGGCCGCGGACTCGCCCGCGGCTCACGACTCGTGGCGCTCGGGGTCGCTGGAGCGGCGGGCGAACCGGACCGCCGTCGAGGGCCTAGCGACCGGGTCCGGGTTCGCACTGCCGCAACGGATGCTGCGGTCGCGGCTCACGGACTTCGTCCTGGTCGACGACGACCAGATCGCCGCGGCGCAGTGGCGGCTGCTGCGCGACGCCCACACGCTCGCCGAGGGCGCCGGCGCGGCCGCGCTCGCGGCCGTCCTCGCCGACCCGGACCGCTTCGCCGGCCGCCGCGTCGCCGTCGTCTGCACCGGCGGCAACGCGAGCGAGACCGAGCTGCGCCGCTGCCTGGCCGTCGGTGCCCCGGGAACGACGGCGTCCGCTGCGGCGGGTCTCGGGGCGAACCTCGCCCGGCTCTAG
- a CDS encoding LysR family transcriptional regulator, whose translation MLDLTRLRVLVAVAREGSVTAAADALHYAQPSVSHHLARLEAEAGVPLTQRAGRGIRLTEAGLLLARRAEEILGQVEAAEAELSAHAGLRTGRVRLAAFPSALATLVPAAAARFAAAHPDVELALTEAEPPAALTALRTGDVDIAIIFAHGPLEQRGVTVEPLLTEPLYLVTPIDDGVSGAAAGLAAYADARWIAGCERCRAHLVESCERAGFTPSIAFETDDYVAVQSLVAAGLGVSTLPGLALTANRHPGVRADPLPGDRRTVAVATYGRAPAPLPVQAFLTELREVAVLEPAWPAGAEAFRSTTGRTPAGRR comes from the coding sequence ATGCTGGATCTCACCCGGCTGCGCGTCCTGGTCGCCGTCGCCCGCGAGGGGTCGGTCACGGCGGCCGCCGACGCGCTGCACTATGCCCAGCCGTCCGTCAGCCACCACCTCGCCCGGCTCGAGGCGGAGGCCGGAGTGCCCCTCACCCAGCGGGCCGGCCGCGGCATCCGGCTCACCGAGGCGGGACTGCTGCTGGCCCGCCGGGCCGAGGAGATCCTGGGCCAGGTCGAGGCGGCCGAGGCCGAGCTGTCCGCGCACGCCGGCCTGCGCACCGGCCGGGTCCGGCTGGCGGCGTTCCCGTCGGCGCTGGCCACGCTGGTCCCGGCGGCCGCGGCCCGGTTCGCCGCGGCGCACCCGGACGTCGAGCTCGCGCTCACCGAGGCCGAGCCGCCGGCCGCGCTGACGGCCCTGCGCACCGGCGACGTCGACATCGCGATCATCTTCGCGCACGGCCCGCTCGAGCAGCGCGGCGTCACCGTCGAGCCGCTGCTCACCGAGCCGCTGTACCTCGTCACGCCCATCGACGACGGCGTGAGTGGTGCGGCCGCGGGGCTGGCCGCGTATGCGGACGCCCGCTGGATCGCCGGCTGCGAGCGCTGCCGCGCCCACCTCGTCGAGTCGTGCGAGCGGGCCGGGTTCACGCCCTCGATCGCGTTCGAGACCGACGACTACGTGGCGGTCCAGTCGCTGGTCGCGGCCGGGCTGGGCGTGAGCACGCTGCCCGGGCTGGCGCTGACGGCGAACCGGCATCCGGGCGTCCGCGCCGACCCGCTGCCCGGCGACCGACGCACCGTCGCCGTCGCCACCTACGGCCGCGCGCCGGCGCCGCTGCCGGTCCAGGCCTTCCTCACCGAGTTGCGCGAGGTTGCCGTCCTCGAACCCGCCTGGCCGGCCGGGGCGGAGGCGTTCCGGTCTACGACTGGAAGAACTCCAGCAGGTCGGCGTTGA
- a CDS encoding alpha/beta fold hydrolase, with the protein MGTITTSDGTEIFYKDWGEGQPIVFSHGWPLSADDWDNQMLFFLSKGYRVIAHDRRGHGRSAQTSDGHDMDHYADDLAAVVEHLDLHDAIHVGHSTGGGEVTHYLARHGEGRAAKAALLCAVPPLMVKTDANPEGLPKDVFDDLQAQLAANRSQFYRALPEGPFYGFNLPGTQSSEAIIANWWRQGMMGGAKAHYDGIVAFSQTDFTEDLKKIAIPVLVVHSKDDQIVPYVASGPKSAELLKNAVLKTYEDLPHGLPTTHADVVNADLLEFFQS; encoded by the coding sequence GTGGGAACGATCACCACCAGCGACGGTACGGAGATCTTCTACAAGGACTGGGGAGAGGGACAGCCGATCGTCTTCAGTCACGGCTGGCCGCTGTCCGCCGACGACTGGGACAACCAGATGCTGTTCTTCCTGTCCAAGGGGTACCGCGTCATCGCGCACGACCGCCGTGGTCACGGCCGGTCGGCACAGACCAGCGACGGTCACGACATGGACCACTACGCCGACGACCTCGCCGCGGTCGTCGAGCACCTCGACCTGCACGACGCGATCCACGTCGGCCACTCGACCGGTGGCGGTGAGGTCACGCACTACCTGGCCCGGCACGGCGAGGGACGGGCCGCCAAGGCCGCACTGCTCTGCGCTGTACCGCCGCTGATGGTGAAGACCGACGCCAACCCGGAAGGTCTGCCCAAGGACGTCTTCGACGACCTTCAGGCACAGCTGGCCGCCAACCGCTCGCAGTTCTACCGCGCACTTCCGGAGGGTCCGTTCTACGGCTTCAACCTGCCCGGTACGCAATCGTCCGAGGCGATCATCGCGAACTGGTGGCGCCAGGGCATGATGGGCGGTGCGAAGGCCCACTACGACGGCATCGTCGCGTTCTCGCAGACCGACTTCACCGAGGATCTGAAGAAGATCGCGATCCCGGTCCTGGTCGTCCATAGCAAGGACGACCAGATCGTTCCGTACGTCGCCTCGGGCCCGAAGTCGGCCGAGCTGCTGAAGAACGCGGTCCTGAAGACGTACGAAGACCTGCCCCATGGCCTGCCCACCACGCACGCCGACGTGGTCAACGCCGACCTGCTGGAGTTCTTCCAGTCGTAG
- a CDS encoding IS630 family transposase, whose translation MPSPVAPVVTLTDEERSQLLTWSRRPTSANALAVRSRIVLAAGDGLGNTAIAQKLGIAVSSARKWRSRFVADRLDGLLDEPRPGRPRTVGDEQVEAVITRTLETTPKDATHWSTRSLAAELGLSQSAVSRIWRAFGLQPHRQESWKLSKDPLFVDKVKDVVGLYLDPPERAVVLCVDEKSQIQALDRTAPILPMLPGTPQRATHDYKRYGTSSLYAALDLATGQVIGSLHARHRAIEFKKFLAKIDAEVPAELDVHVVLDNASTHKTPAVKRWLIEHPRFTLHFTPTSSSWLNLVERWFGELTTKKLQRGTHRSVRELNTDIRAWIDTWNDNPRPYVWTKTADQILESIARYCTRINDSGH comes from the coding sequence GTGCCGAGTCCGGTTGCCCCTGTTGTGACGTTGACTGATGAGGAGCGGTCGCAGCTGTTGACGTGGTCGCGGCGGCCGACGAGCGCGAATGCGTTGGCGGTGCGGTCGCGGATCGTGCTGGCCGCTGGTGACGGGCTGGGGAACACCGCGATCGCGCAGAAGCTCGGGATCGCGGTGTCGAGTGCGCGTAAGTGGCGCTCGCGGTTCGTCGCCGACCGACTCGATGGCCTGCTTGATGAACCGCGCCCTGGCCGGCCCCGCACGGTTGGTGACGAGCAGGTCGAGGCGGTGATCACCCGGACGCTGGAGACGACGCCGAAGGATGCGACGCACTGGTCGACTCGGTCGCTGGCGGCCGAGCTGGGCCTGTCGCAGTCCGCGGTCTCGCGGATCTGGCGGGCCTTCGGCCTGCAGCCGCACCGGCAGGAGTCGTGGAAGCTGTCCAAGGACCCGCTGTTCGTCGACAAGGTCAAAGACGTCGTGGGTCTCTACCTCGACCCGCCCGAGCGGGCCGTGGTGCTGTGCGTGGACGAGAAGTCCCAGATCCAGGCCCTGGACCGCACGGCCCCGATCCTGCCCATGCTCCCGGGCACCCCGCAGCGCGCCACCCATGACTACAAGCGCTACGGCACGTCCAGCCTCTACGCCGCCCTCGACCTCGCCACCGGCCAGGTCATCGGCTCGCTGCACGCCCGCCACCGAGCGATCGAGTTCAAGAAGTTCCTGGCCAAGATCGACGCCGAGGTGCCCGCGGAACTCGACGTGCACGTCGTGCTCGACAACGCCTCGACCCACAAGACACCGGCCGTGAAGCGATGGCTGATCGAACACCCCCGCTTCACGCTCCACTTCACCCCGACCAGCTCCTCATGGCTCAACCTGGTCGAACGCTGGTTCGGCGAGCTGACCACGAAGAAACTCCAACGCGGCACCCACCGGTCAGTCCGCGAACTCAACACCGACATCCGCGCCTGGATCGACACCTGGAACGACAACCCCAGGCCCTACGTGTGGACCAAGACCGCCGACCAGATCCTCGAATCCATCGCCAGATACTGCACGCGAATTAACGACTCAGGACACTAG